One segment of Eulemur rufifrons isolate Redbay chromosome 4, OSU_ERuf_1, whole genome shotgun sequence DNA contains the following:
- the LOC138382547 gene encoding olfactory receptor 2AK2-like, which yields MNTGNQSFGTDFILLGLFQYGQMNTLLFAAIIIIFLVSLMGNVILIHLIRLDARLHTPMYWLLSQLSTIDMMYISTTVPKMAMDFLSQSKTITVLGCEIQTYMFLVLGGTEALLLGFMSYDRYVAICHPLRYSTIMSKKTCCFMVSCAWTSSSVNSLVHTLYVFQLPFCRSRLINHFFCEVPSLLPLVCQDTSQYEHTVLLSGLIILLLPFMAILASYTRVLTVVFQMSSGKGQKKAISTCSSHLTVATLFYTTGLFTYMRPHSLHSPSQDRVVAVFYAIITPLLNPFIYSLRNKDVMGAVRRLLG from the coding sequence ATGAACACAGGAAATCAAAGTTTTGGGACAGATTTTATACTTCTTGGGCTTTTCCAATATGGCCAAATGAACACTTTGCTCTTTgctgccatcatcatcatctttttgGTGTCTCTGATGGGGAATGTCATACTGATCCACCTCATTCGACTGGACGCCAGACTCCACACCCCGATGTACTGGCTGCTCAGCCAGCTCTCCACCATCGACATGATGTACATCTCCACCACCGTGCCCAAGATGGCAATGGACTTTCTCTCACAGAGTAAGACCATTACCGTTTTGGGCTGTGAGATTCAAACATATatgttcttggttcttggtgggACTGAAGCTCTTCTTCTAGGTTTCATGTCTTATGATCGATATGTAGCCATCTGCCATCCTTTACGTTACTCTACAATCATGAGCAAGAAGACCTGCTGCTTCATGGTTTCATGTGCATGGACCAGTAGTTCGGTCAACTCTTTAGTACATACGCTCTATGTATTTCAGCTTCCATTCTGTAGGTCTCGGCTCATTAAccactttttctgtgaagttCCGTCTTTACTGCCATTGGTGTGTCAGGACACGTCCCAATATGAGCATACTGTCCTGTTGAGTGGGCTTATCATTCTGCTGCTACCATTCATGGCCATTCTAGCTTCCTACACTCGTGTGCTTACTGTCGTGTTCCAGATGAGCTCAGGTAAAGGACAGAAAAAAGCTATTTCCACTTGCTCCTCCCACCTGACTGTGGCAACCCTATTCTATACAACTGGTCTCTTTACCTATATGAGGCCACACTCCTTGCATTCCCCTTCACAGGATAGGGTGGTGGCAGTATTTTATGCCATTATCACCCCCCTTCTGAACCCATTTATCTATAGCCTGCGGAATAAGGACGTCATGGGAGCTGTGAGGAGACTGTTGGGATAA